ACCGCTACCCCTCGACCGATCACGCCCAGCTACGCGCCGCCATCGCCGAGACCCACGGGCTCGACGCAGCGCGCGTCATCTGCGGCGTGGGCTCCGACGAGGTGCTGCAATTCATCTGTCAGGCCTATGCCGGGCCGGGCGACGAGGTGATCCACACCGAGCACGGCTTTGCCATGTACCGCATCCTCGCCCATGCGGTCGGCGCCACCCCGGTGGAGGTGGCCGAGCGCGAGCGCGTGGTCAGCGTCGACAATATCCTCGCCGCCTGCAACGAGCGCACGAAGCTCGTGTTCATCGCCAATCCCAACAACCCCACCGGCACGATGATCGGGCTGGCCGAGATCGAGCGGCTGGCCACCAACCTGCCGGAGCAGGCGATCCTCGTGCTCGACGGCGCCTATGCGGAATATGTCGAGGGCTACGATGGCGGCGCGCGGCTGGTCGAGAGCCGCGACAACGTGGTGATGACCCGCACCTTCTCCAAGCTCTATGGGCTCGGCGGCATGCGCGTGGGCTGGGGCTATGGCCCGCAGGAGATCGTCGACGTGCTGACCCGCGTCCGGCAACCCTTCAACCTGTCGAATGTGGCTCTGGCCGCCGCCGAGGCGGCGATCCGCGACACCGCCTATGTCGAGAAGAGCCGCGAGGAGAACACCCGCCTGCGCGCCTGGCTGGCCGAG
The window above is part of the Salipiger abyssi genome. Proteins encoded here:
- the hisC gene encoding histidinol-phosphate transaminase, whose protein sequence is MAGIEPQPGIMDISLYVGGKSSVEGVSNVIKLSSNENPFGPSPAAQEAVRRAVHELHRYPSTDHAQLRAAIAETHGLDAARVICGVGSDEVLQFICQAYAGPGDEVIHTEHGFAMYRILAHAVGATPVEVAERERVVSVDNILAACNERTKLVFIANPNNPTGTMIGLAEIERLATNLPEQAILVLDGAYAEYVEGYDGGARLVESRDNVVMTRTFSKLYGLGGMRVGWGYGPQEIVDVLTRVRQPFNLSNVALAAAEAAIRDTAYVEKSREENTRLRAWLAEALAEHGVPSDASTANFVLARFASPEEAGACDTYLQAQGILVRRVTGYKLPAALRITVGDEASCRRVAHCIGLFKAGAR